The following are encoded in a window of Deltaproteobacteria bacterium genomic DNA:
- the rpmE gene encoding 50S ribosomal protein L31, which yields MKEGIHPKYGITTIECACGFVVESRSTKKNIKVEICSNCHPFFTGKQKFVDTAGRVEKFKRKYSKKTAEKTA from the coding sequence ATGAAAGAAGGTATTCACCCTAAATATGGGATTACAACAATAGAATGTGCCTGCGGCTTTGTTGTAGAAAGCCGTTCAACAAAGAAAAATATAAAGGTGGAAATCTGTTCAAACTGCCATCCATTTTTTACAGGAAAACAGAAGTTTGTTGACACTGCAGGCAGGGTAGAAAAATTTAAGAGGAAATACAGCAAAAAAACCGCCGAAAAAACTGCGTAA